One window of Artemia franciscana chromosome 16, ASM3288406v1, whole genome shotgun sequence genomic DNA carries:
- the LOC136037411 gene encoding F-box/LRR-repeat protein 7-like isoform X2, translated as MINCYQPLFMRRPAKKPRPCKENMDILTNFNLVANQCRVAANMNTDTTDDKPLRGCRPMPLQPLNRVPPHREGPPPPTPPFQPHPHGLAPPPPPPPGFGVSASNQRQTTPNRPQTPNHDLGYHTLISRSGQSQWNNDMKSGSFSTLSNTTSISRHSPARQMPSIPPSSVDSSDTEGFMTTNSSPYKGKKWGRGSGFDRLPDDVVLKIFSNMSSTQLCNMARVNRRFYALAWEPQLWTRINLSGEQLNADKALKTLTRILGRASPPFCPTIEKVALNGCSRLTDRGLHVLARRCPELKHLEIKGSALVTNSGIFELVSKCLNLVHLDVTGCSQITCIDGAPSHSNLPSTSRGLGLHSDPSHYPRPQLFLQIQYLDLTDCLGLQDAGLLVVVRNCTQLQCLYLRRCVHITDAGIKNVVSYCQGLREFSVSDCLQITDRGLFELAKLGPSLRYLSIAKCDQVTDAGLKHIARHCYKLRYLNMRGCETVTDSSLEALARSCSRLRALDIGKCDITDAGLRHLAENCPNLKKLSVKSCELVSDTGVQAIAYYCRGLQQLNIQDCIISIDGYRTVKKFCKRCIIEHTNPGFY; from the exons ACACTACTGACGATAAACCACTGCGAGGATGTCGACCAATGCCCCTTCAGCCTTTAAACCGAGTTCCACCTCACAGAGAAGGTCCACCACCTCCGACACCTCCATTTCAGCCTCATCCTCATGGATTAGCACCTCCACCTCCTCCTCCTCCTGGCTTTGGAGTGAGTGCATCAAATCAAAGACAGACGACACCAAATCGTCCACAAACACCAAATCATGACCTTGGGTACCATACCTTAATATCTCGATCAGGTCAATCACAGTGGAATAATGACATGAAATCAGGGTCTTTCAGCACCTTGTCAAATACCACTAGTATATCAAGGCATTCACCAGCCCGACAAATGCCTTCAATACCACCGTCTTCAGTGGACAGTAGTGACACTGAAGGGTTTATGACAACCAATTCTTCACCATACAAAG gaaaaaaatGGGGAAGAGGCTCGGGGTTTGACAGACTTCCAGATGATgttgtattaaaaatattttcgaacATGAGCTCAACTCAACTTTGCAATATGGCACGAGTCAACAGAAGGTTTTATGCCTTAGCCTGGGAACCCCAACTATGGACGAGAATCAACCTATCAGGGGAACAGCTTAACGCCGACAAAGCTCTCAAG acCTTGACAAGGATTCTTGGAAGAGCTTCACCCCCCTTCTGTCCGACAATTGAAAAGGTGGCTCTAAACGGATGCTCTAGACTAACAGACCGGGGGCTTCATGTATTAGCAAGAAGATGTCCTGAACTAAAGCACCTGGAGATCAAGGGCAGCGCCTTAGTCACAAATAGTGGGATATTTGAATTAGTATCAAAGTGTTTAAACCTAGTGCACCTGGACGTAACTG GTTGCAGCCAAATCACATGCATAGATGGCGCGCCGAGTCATTCAAACTTGCCAAGTACATCAAGAGGGTTAGGGCTACATTCCGATCCCAGTCATTACCCCCGACCTCAATTGTTTCTTCAAATTCAATATTTGGATTTGACAGATTGCTTAGGCTTACAAGACGCTGGTCTTCTTGTAGTTGTACGAAATTGCACTCAATTACAATGCTTATACCTAAGGCGATGCGTACATATCACAG ATGCTGGAATCAAGAATGTTGTGAGTTATTGCCAGGGTCTTAGGGAATTCAGTGTCTCAGACTGTCTACAGATTACAGACAGAGGCCTCTTTGAATTGGCTAAACTCGGACCGAGCTTAAGATACCTCTCAATCGCTAAGTGTGACCAG GTGACTGATGCTGGACTGAAACATATCGCACGACATTGCTATAAACTTCGATATCTGAATATGCGTGGTTGTGAAACAGTGACAGACTCGAGTCTTGAAGCACTGGCTCGGAGTTGTTCGAGACTTCGAGCACTAGACATTGGAAAATGTGATATTACTGACGCTGGACTGAGGCACCTTGCTGAGAACTGCCccaatttgaaaaaactaaGTGTAAAAAGTTGTGAGCTTGTTAGTGACACGGGTGTTCAAGCTATTGCATATTACTGCCGAGGACTGCAGCAACTGAACATTCAAGACTGCATAATTTCCATCGATGGTTATAGGACTGTGAAAAAATTTTGTAAACGATGTATTATTGAGCATACGAATCCTGGATTTTATTGA
- the LOC136037411 gene encoding F-box/LRR-repeat protein 7-like isoform X1, whose product MGGVQGRLQDCERHGSSVSHDSDVSLSTAYGTEFSSSPPFSRRFNRSRCSITSSEDTTDDKPLRGCRPMPLQPLNRVPPHREGPPPPTPPFQPHPHGLAPPPPPPPGFGVSASNQRQTTPNRPQTPNHDLGYHTLISRSGQSQWNNDMKSGSFSTLSNTTSISRHSPARQMPSIPPSSVDSSDTEGFMTTNSSPYKGKKWGRGSGFDRLPDDVVLKIFSNMSSTQLCNMARVNRRFYALAWEPQLWTRINLSGEQLNADKALKTLTRILGRASPPFCPTIEKVALNGCSRLTDRGLHVLARRCPELKHLEIKGSALVTNSGIFELVSKCLNLVHLDVTGCSQITCIDGAPSHSNLPSTSRGLGLHSDPSHYPRPQLFLQIQYLDLTDCLGLQDAGLLVVVRNCTQLQCLYLRRCVHITDAGIKNVVSYCQGLREFSVSDCLQITDRGLFELAKLGPSLRYLSIAKCDQVTDAGLKHIARHCYKLRYLNMRGCETVTDSSLEALARSCSRLRALDIGKCDITDAGLRHLAENCPNLKKLSVKSCELVSDTGVQAIAYYCRGLQQLNIQDCIISIDGYRTVKKFCKRCIIEHTNPGFY is encoded by the exons ACACTACTGACGATAAACCACTGCGAGGATGTCGACCAATGCCCCTTCAGCCTTTAAACCGAGTTCCACCTCACAGAGAAGGTCCACCACCTCCGACACCTCCATTTCAGCCTCATCCTCATGGATTAGCACCTCCACCTCCTCCTCCTCCTGGCTTTGGAGTGAGTGCATCAAATCAAAGACAGACGACACCAAATCGTCCACAAACACCAAATCATGACCTTGGGTACCATACCTTAATATCTCGATCAGGTCAATCACAGTGGAATAATGACATGAAATCAGGGTCTTTCAGCACCTTGTCAAATACCACTAGTATATCAAGGCATTCACCAGCCCGACAAATGCCTTCAATACCACCGTCTTCAGTGGACAGTAGTGACACTGAAGGGTTTATGACAACCAATTCTTCACCATACAAAG gaaaaaaatGGGGAAGAGGCTCGGGGTTTGACAGACTTCCAGATGATgttgtattaaaaatattttcgaacATGAGCTCAACTCAACTTTGCAATATGGCACGAGTCAACAGAAGGTTTTATGCCTTAGCCTGGGAACCCCAACTATGGACGAGAATCAACCTATCAGGGGAACAGCTTAACGCCGACAAAGCTCTCAAG acCTTGACAAGGATTCTTGGAAGAGCTTCACCCCCCTTCTGTCCGACAATTGAAAAGGTGGCTCTAAACGGATGCTCTAGACTAACAGACCGGGGGCTTCATGTATTAGCAAGAAGATGTCCTGAACTAAAGCACCTGGAGATCAAGGGCAGCGCCTTAGTCACAAATAGTGGGATATTTGAATTAGTATCAAAGTGTTTAAACCTAGTGCACCTGGACGTAACTG GTTGCAGCCAAATCACATGCATAGATGGCGCGCCGAGTCATTCAAACTTGCCAAGTACATCAAGAGGGTTAGGGCTACATTCCGATCCCAGTCATTACCCCCGACCTCAATTGTTTCTTCAAATTCAATATTTGGATTTGACAGATTGCTTAGGCTTACAAGACGCTGGTCTTCTTGTAGTTGTACGAAATTGCACTCAATTACAATGCTTATACCTAAGGCGATGCGTACATATCACAG ATGCTGGAATCAAGAATGTTGTGAGTTATTGCCAGGGTCTTAGGGAATTCAGTGTCTCAGACTGTCTACAGATTACAGACAGAGGCCTCTTTGAATTGGCTAAACTCGGACCGAGCTTAAGATACCTCTCAATCGCTAAGTGTGACCAG GTGACTGATGCTGGACTGAAACATATCGCACGACATTGCTATAAACTTCGATATCTGAATATGCGTGGTTGTGAAACAGTGACAGACTCGAGTCTTGAAGCACTGGCTCGGAGTTGTTCGAGACTTCGAGCACTAGACATTGGAAAATGTGATATTACTGACGCTGGACTGAGGCACCTTGCTGAGAACTGCCccaatttgaaaaaactaaGTGTAAAAAGTTGTGAGCTTGTTAGTGACACGGGTGTTCAAGCTATTGCATATTACTGCCGAGGACTGCAGCAACTGAACATTCAAGACTGCATAATTTCCATCGATGGTTATAGGACTGTGAAAAAATTTTGTAAACGATGTATTATTGAGCATACGAATCCTGGATTTTATTGA